One part of the Brachionichthys hirsutus isolate HB-005 unplaced genomic scaffold, CSIRO-AGI_Bhir_v1 contig_433, whole genome shotgun sequence genome encodes these proteins:
- the LOC137917469 gene encoding ribosomal biogenesis factor-like gives MGKNKQKGKKQKSVFQVSKKSSKHKHKAKPVTTTLKRINTAKNEKVETLNQIFTEVQRDVRSVSKSVAREPKKQNQVVREPPQESVNVDKAAQLFSQL, from the exons ATGGGCAAGAATaaacagaaagggaaaaaacagaAGAGTGTCTTTCAAGTCTCGAAGAAAAGCTCGAAGCACAAGCACAAAGCGAAGCCCGTCACGACGACGCTCAAGCGT ATCAATACTGCGAAAAATGAGAAGGTGGAGACCCTCAATCAGATTTTTACAGAAGTCCAGAGGGACGTGAGGAGCGTCTCAAAGTCGGTCGCTCGCGAGCCAAAGAAGCAAAATCAG GTCGTCAGGGAGCCGCCTCAGGAATCAGTGAATGTTGACAAGGCTGCTCAACTCTTCTCTCAGCTGTAA